A genomic stretch from Chitinophaga lutea includes:
- a CDS encoding GNAT family N-acetyltransferase, protein MIQTSRLQLLPCTLKYFEALLHGNEALAQILGVDVPENWTEFPEMVLVAYDKLRNDPALLGWFFYLAIHKADNRLIGTGGFKGRPTPDGVVEIGYEVSVDYREQGYATEMAEVLIRFAFNHSYVQKVIAHTLEEYNAAVKVLQKCGMHFAGAVNGTDAGELWRWEITREQYESARAAHQASDMP, encoded by the coding sequence ATGATCCAAACCTCAAGGTTACAGTTGTTGCCCTGCACGTTGAAATATTTTGAAGCGTTGTTGCACGGGAATGAAGCATTAGCTCAGATTTTAGGAGTAGATGTACCGGAAAACTGGACAGAATTTCCTGAAATGGTGTTGGTAGCTTACGATAAGCTGCGCAATGATCCGGCTTTACTGGGATGGTTCTTTTACCTGGCCATCCATAAGGCGGACAACCGCCTCATCGGCACCGGCGGCTTCAAAGGCCGCCCCACGCCCGATGGTGTGGTGGAGATCGGCTACGAAGTGTCTGTCGACTACCGGGAGCAGGGCTACGCCACGGAGATGGCGGAAGTGCTGATCCGTTTTGCATTCAACCACTCCTACGTTCAAAAAGTGATTGCCCATACACTCGAAGAATATAACGCCGCCGTGAAGGTGCTGCAGAAATGCGGCATGCATTTCGCCGGCGCGGTAAACGGCACCGATGCGGGAGAGCTCTGGCGCTGGGAAATTACCCGTGAACAATATGAGTCCGCCCGCGCCGCCCACCAGGCGTCCGATATGCCGTAA
- a CDS encoding L-threonylcarbamoyladenylate synthase, with translation MRLELHPQNPNPRNLKTIIECLKDGGVVIYPTDTVYGMGCDIFKHEAVERICRIKGIDPKKSHFSFICYDLSHLTDYTKSVDTPLFRLLKKALPGPYTFILPASRQVPKMLKTKRDTVGIRVPDNLICRTLVKELGNPVMSTSLPIDEYVEEYTDPEIIHDKFGKLVDIVIDGGPGGILPSTVVDCTGPEPELIREGAGNWEELV, from the coding sequence ATGAGATTAGAACTGCATCCGCAAAACCCCAACCCACGGAATCTGAAAACGATCATCGAGTGCCTGAAAGACGGCGGGGTGGTGATTTACCCCACAGATACCGTGTATGGTATGGGCTGCGATATTTTCAAGCACGAGGCGGTGGAACGCATCTGCCGCATCAAGGGCATTGATCCGAAGAAGTCGCATTTTTCCTTTATCTGCTACGACCTCAGCCACCTGACCGATTATACGAAAAGTGTGGATACGCCGCTGTTCCGCCTGCTGAAAAAAGCGCTGCCGGGGCCATACACCTTTATTCTGCCCGCGAGCAGGCAGGTGCCGAAAATGCTGAAAACAAAACGCGATACGGTGGGTATCCGTGTGCCGGACAATCTCATTTGCCGCACGCTGGTGAAAGAACTGGGCAACCCCGTTATGAGCACATCTTTGCCCATCGACGAATACGTGGAAGAATACACCGATCCGGAAATCATCCACGACAAATTCGGCAAACTGGTGGACATTGTGATCGACGGCGGGCCGGGTGGAATTTTGCCTTCCACCGTGGTGGACTGCACCGGGCCGGAGCCGGAACTGATCAGGGAAGGCGCGGGCAACTGGGAAGAACTGGTATAA
- a CDS encoding C1 family peptidase, which produces MRKALLMGVAVCLSMAAAAQVPLTNKGGSQYQFTVLKSNDAFGVQNQGQTGTCWSFSGLSFFESELLRKGKSKDLNLSEMFVVRKMYPLKAANYVRMHGKSNFGEGGGFPDDLLCLRNFGLVPQDAYDGNRDKTYNHSEMLSLLEGMVKTLGDAKAVNPSWQKAVDGVLDAYLGATPEKFTYNGKSYTPQSFAKDLGLNADDYVIISSFNHHPFYSQFVLEVPDNWNWEKVYNVPLNEFNTIAEQAVLNGYTLAWAADVSEKGFSFKDGLAIVPEKDWMDYNEKERLALFTGPAKEKAITQENRQLAFDNFETQDDHGMHITGLAKDQQGNKFFIVKNSWGTKNECGGYFYASLPYFAYKTTCFMVNKNAIPKELAKKMGL; this is translated from the coding sequence ATGAGAAAAGCGTTGTTGATGGGCGTGGCCGTATGCCTGAGCATGGCCGCCGCCGCACAGGTGCCTCTGACGAACAAGGGGGGCAGCCAGTACCAGTTTACCGTACTCAAAAGTAACGACGCCTTCGGCGTGCAGAACCAGGGCCAAACCGGCACCTGCTGGTCTTTTTCGGGCCTTTCTTTCTTTGAATCGGAATTGCTGCGCAAAGGCAAGAGCAAAGATCTCAACCTGAGCGAAATGTTCGTGGTGCGGAAAATGTACCCGCTGAAAGCCGCTAATTACGTGCGCATGCACGGCAAAAGCAACTTCGGCGAGGGCGGCGGCTTCCCGGACGACCTGCTGTGCCTCCGCAACTTCGGCCTGGTGCCGCAGGATGCGTACGACGGCAACCGCGACAAAACCTATAACCACAGCGAAATGCTGAGCCTGCTCGAAGGCATGGTGAAAACCCTCGGCGATGCCAAAGCCGTGAATCCTTCCTGGCAGAAAGCGGTAGACGGCGTGCTCGACGCTTACCTGGGCGCCACTCCCGAAAAGTTCACCTACAACGGCAAATCCTACACTCCGCAGTCTTTCGCGAAAGACCTGGGGCTGAATGCAGACGATTACGTGATCATTTCCTCTTTCAACCATCACCCCTTCTACAGCCAGTTTGTGCTGGAAGTGCCGGATAACTGGAACTGGGAAAAAGTATACAATGTTCCTTTGAATGAATTCAACACCATCGCCGAGCAGGCAGTACTGAACGGCTACACCCTGGCATGGGCGGCCGATGTCAGCGAAAAAGGATTTTCGTTCAAAGACGGGCTGGCCATCGTTCCGGAAAAAGACTGGATGGATTACAACGAAAAAGAACGCCTGGCGCTCTTCACCGGGCCCGCGAAAGAAAAAGCGATCACCCAGGAAAACCGCCAGCTGGCATTCGATAATTTCGAAACGCAGGACGATCATGGCATGCACATCACCGGCCTGGCGAAAGATCAGCAGGGCAATAAATTTTTCATCGTGAAAAACTCATGGGGCACCAAAAACGAGTGTGGTGGCTATTTCTACGCTTCCCTCCCGTATTTTGCCTATAAAACCACCTGCTTCATGGTGAACAAAAACGCCATCCCGAAAGAGCTGGCGAAAAAGATGGGACTATAA
- a CDS encoding sigma-70 family RNA polymerase sigma factor: MEPFEQFRPVLFSIAYKMTQSVQDAEDILHDVFEAFARQNAGSIAVPENYLVKSVMNRSISLLEKRQQMQYPGVNLPEPLFQERYPQLQARDVSFALLVLLQKLGPGERAVFILKETLDYGYPEIAGMLSLKEEYCRQLLHRAKDRIRSDKKRFEPSDEARKALYGAYLQACTQGEVQPLINLFRNDITIYSDGGGKVSAARHPITGREACTGFLEGIYRKAGTGLAPRLMMLNGEIGIALYDHATGKAETVILFGIADDLIDAMFFVRNPDKLAGIPDLAG; the protein is encoded by the coding sequence ATGGAACCTTTCGAACAATTCAGACCGGTGCTGTTTTCCATCGCCTACAAAATGACACAAAGCGTGCAGGACGCCGAAGATATCCTGCACGACGTGTTTGAGGCCTTTGCCCGTCAAAACGCCGGCAGCATCGCCGTTCCCGAAAATTACCTCGTGAAGTCCGTGATGAACCGCAGCATTTCCCTGCTGGAAAAGCGGCAGCAAATGCAGTACCCCGGGGTGAACCTGCCGGAGCCCCTCTTCCAGGAACGGTACCCGCAGCTGCAGGCGCGCGACGTTTCCTTCGCGCTGCTGGTGCTGCTGCAAAAACTCGGGCCCGGCGAACGCGCCGTTTTTATCCTGAAAGAAACGCTGGATTACGGGTATCCTGAAATTGCCGGGATGCTTTCCCTGAAAGAAGAATATTGCCGCCAGCTGCTGCACCGCGCCAAAGACAGGATCCGCTCGGACAAAAAACGGTTCGAACCGTCTGACGAAGCCCGGAAAGCGCTGTACGGCGCGTACCTGCAGGCCTGCACGCAGGGAGAAGTGCAGCCCCTCATCAACCTCTTCCGCAACGATATCACCATTTATTCCGACGGTGGCGGCAAGGTATCCGCAGCGCGCCATCCCATTACCGGCCGCGAAGCCTGCACCGGTTTCCTCGAGGGCATATACCGCAAAGCCGGAACAGGCCTGGCTCCGAGGCTGATGATGCTCAACGGCGAAATCGGCATCGCCTTATACGATCATGCCACGGGGAAAGCGGAAACAGTGATCCTGTTCGGTATAGCGGACGATTTGATCGACGCGATGTTTTTTGTGCGCAACCCGGACAAACTGGCCGGCATCCCGGATCTCGCAGGTTGA